Part of the bacterium genome, TCTTATGGAAGAATGTTTTGCCGCAGGAGGTAAGCGATGACGGATAGGGTCATCCCGACTGAATCGCTTGTCACCGGCGCGGCGTCCTCGATGGCTCGGTCCGCTTCTGCGGAGGTGTCGCGGCGGGCCGATCCACGGAACGGAGCAACCGAACAGCTGACAGAGGCTGCGGGAAACCAGGCCCCAGCAGCGGAAAAACTTTCCGAGGAGGATTCCTCGGCGCTGCTCCAGGAGCTGAACCGGTTGCTGGAGGTATACGATCTCGAGGCCAGGTATTACATCGATGAGTCAACAGAACGCAGAGTGGTGCAGATAAAGGACGCCCGCAGCAAACGTCTGATCCGCCAGGTGCCGAGCCAGGACTTTCTGGACAATGCCAGGACCCTGCACGAGTTGATGGGATTGCTGTTCGATAAAAAAGCTTGAATCCGGGCGCACAGATAGTACGCCGGTTCGGGCGGGTCGCTCTGCCAAGAACCCCGTCCGGAGGAAGGCTCCGCCGCTACGCGGGGCCTTCTTTTGTTGTTTATGCCGAAAATTGAAACTCTTCTTTCAGCCTCATAGTCCTATCGTTATATACCTCTCCATTGATCCAGCCTCAATCCAGACCAATCGAAGGAGAATCCCGATGCCAGCCGTTTCTATCGAGAATGAATCGACATCCAGTTGGGCGAAAACCGGCGCCTGGTCTGGGTTGTGCGCAATTTTGCTCTATGGCGCGATTGCCTCGCAGAAACTTCCACCCGCGGGCCTGGTGCTGGTTGGAGCCGGCCTGGGGCCGCTGCTTGGAGTAGCAGGCCTCGGCTTGAGCCGTACTCTGCAGCGACAGAGGCCCTCAGTCGCCGCAAGCTTGGGTTCGGCGTTCACTTTCGCGGCCGGTGCTCTGTTGACCGCGATGCTGCTGGTGCAACTGGCGGTCAAGGCCCGTGCCTCGGCGCAGGGAGCGCCGCCGGAGTTTGTCGGGCTCTGGCTCGGGCTGGACGTGGCCTGGGATATTTATATCGGTCTGGGAGCGGGGCTGTTTTCGCTGGCCATGCTGCGGCGGCCGGGTTTCGGAAGGCTGTTCGGGATTCCGGGTCTCCTGCTCAGTGTGGCGCTGCTGGCGCTCAATCTGGGCACGTTCCCCACTCCGCCCGGGGATGCCGGGCTGTTTGATATCGGGCCGCCGGTCGGCCTCTGGTTCCTGGCGGTCTTTGTCCGGCTGGCTTTTCTCGCCCGGCCAGAAGCC contains:
- a CDS encoding flagellar protein FlaG, whose translation is MTDRVIPTESLVTGAASSMARSASAEVSRRADPRNGATEQLTEAAGNQAPAAEKLSEEDSSALLQELNRLLEVYDLEARYYIDESTERRVVQIKDARSKRLIRQVPSQDFLDNARTLHELMGLLFDKKA